Proteins from a single region of Chromobacterium sp. ATCC 53434:
- a CDS encoding surface-adhesin E family protein — MRVCLAMLLLAGLPAWAAPAADWVVYQDGGQLQLAIDGNSLWLGKDGLVHFINQERFVKQRYEQSYKLHFYIRRTTGYADCKQYQYVFVGSEYFDQNNKHLFSTMFPVPRFAWKWQPVNEDSVAHAMMKVICEAAGAASR, encoded by the coding sequence ATGAGAGTCTGTTTGGCGATGTTGTTGCTGGCCGGACTGCCGGCCTGGGCGGCGCCGGCGGCCGATTGGGTGGTGTATCAGGACGGCGGTCAGCTGCAGTTGGCGATAGACGGCAACTCGCTTTGGCTGGGCAAGGACGGGCTGGTCCACTTCATCAATCAGGAACGCTTCGTCAAGCAGCGTTACGAGCAGTCCTACAAGCTGCATTTCTACATTCGCCGCACCACCGGCTACGCCGATTGCAAGCAGTACCAGTACGTGTTTGTCGGGTCCGAGTATTTCGACCAGAACAACAAACACCTGTTTTCCACCATGTTTCCGGTGCCGCGCTTCGCCTGGAAGTGGCAGCCGGTGAACGAGGATTCGGTCGCCCACGCCATGATGAAGGTGATTTGCGAGGCCGCCGGAGCCGCATCCCGATAA
- the glyQ gene encoding glycine--tRNA ligase subunit alpha, with product MLTFQEIILTLQHYWNRQGCALLQPYDTEVGAGTSHTATFLRALGPEPWNAAYVQPSRRPKDGRYGENPNRLFQHHQFQVVLKPAPSNIQELYLGSLKELGLDPTVQDIRFVEDDWENPTLGAWGLGWEVWLNGMEVTQFTYFQQVGGLDCKPVLGEITYGLERLAMYLQGVENVYDLIWTHLPDGQPVTYGNVFYQNEVEQSRYAFEHSNVELLFRQFNDYEAEAKTLLEASLPLPAYEMILKAGHTFNLLDARGSISVTERAAYIGRIRNLSRGVAQAYYDAREALGFPMCRKG from the coding sequence ATGCTTACCTTCCAGGAAATCATCCTCACGCTGCAGCACTACTGGAACCGCCAGGGCTGCGCGCTCTTGCAGCCTTACGACACCGAAGTGGGCGCCGGCACCTCGCATACCGCCACTTTTCTGCGCGCCCTGGGGCCGGAACCGTGGAACGCCGCCTATGTGCAGCCCAGCCGTCGTCCGAAGGACGGCCGCTACGGCGAGAACCCCAACCGCCTGTTCCAGCACCACCAGTTCCAGGTGGTACTGAAGCCGGCTCCGTCCAATATCCAGGAACTGTACCTGGGTTCCTTGAAGGAACTGGGTCTCGATCCGACGGTGCAGGACATCCGCTTCGTCGAGGACGACTGGGAGAATCCGACGCTGGGCGCCTGGGGTCTCGGTTGGGAAGTCTGGTTGAACGGCATGGAAGTGACCCAGTTCACCTATTTCCAACAAGTGGGCGGCCTGGACTGCAAGCCGGTGCTGGGCGAGATCACCTACGGCCTGGAGCGGCTGGCGATGTATCTGCAGGGCGTGGAGAACGTCTACGACCTGATCTGGACCCATCTGCCGGACGGCCAGCCGGTGACTTACGGCAATGTGTTCTATCAGAACGAGGTCGAGCAGTCCCGCTACGCCTTCGAGCACAGCAATGTCGAGCTGCTGTTCCGCCAGTTCAACGACTACGAGGCCGAAGCCAAGACGCTGCTGGAAGCCAGCCTGCCGCTGCCGGCCTACGAGATGATTCTGAAGGCCGGCCACACCTTCAACCTGCTGGACGCGCGCGGCTCGATCTCGGTGACCGAGCGCGCCGCCTATATCGGCCGCATCCGCAATCTGTCGCGCGGCGTGGCGCAGGCCTATTACGACGCGCGGGAGGCCCTGGGCTTCCCGATGTGCCGCAAGGGCTGA